The Flavobacterium sp. 140616W15 sequence TCAAAAACAAGATCTTTGATGAATTCTTCTTCTAGAATATTTTTTAATGCTTCTAGTTTTTCATAGTAAGCATTTCGTTTGTCATCATTGCGATGCTCGATGTCTATTAAAACCTGTGCTTTTTTGTTATCGACATAAAATTTAAAAGAGAAATCTTTAATTTTGGTATCATAGAGCACCCATTTTCGGGGATACTTTTCGGCAAAAGCGACCCAAAATTCTCTCTTCATTTTCTGTGATTCTTCTTTACTGTACATTTTTAATAATTTGTATAGTCGTAACTATTTTTAATATTTAAGTTCAAAATTATTTACGTACAACGTACT is a genomic window containing:
- a CDS encoding DUF4268 domain-containing protein, which produces MYSKEESQKMKREFWVAFAEKYPRKWVLYDTKIKDFSFKFYVDNKKAQVLIDIEHRNDDKRNAYYEKLEALKNILEEEFIKDLVFEKEYTLESGKTISRIWIEKLGVGFSNRNYWDEIFDFYFEKMNALEMFYLEYDEFIKDIE